The genomic interval ACGGCATTCGCATCCACGAAAGCACCAAGGTCGAGTTGGAGGTCTATGCCCGCGAGAACGGCAAACCCATAGTCAAGCCGTTCATGCTGGTCATCGCCCGGGACACCGATCATGCAAACGCGCTTGCGAAAGTCATTGAGGCCGAGGCGTTTTTCGAGGGGCGCTACAAGGGCAAGGTTATCCAGGTCCACTCGAAGCAGACCGGTGAAGAGCGAGACGAGACCGTCGAGCAGCTCATCAACGTGGAGAGGCCGGACAACCCGACGGAGATCGTCATCCATGTCAACATGCTCAAGGAGGGTTGGGACGTCACCAACCTCTACACCATTGTCCCGCTCCGGGCGGCAAGCTCGCAGACACTGGTGGAGCAGTCCATTGGCCGCGGGTTGCGGTTGCCATATGGAAAGCGGACGGGCGCAGGCGCGGTGGACCGGCTGACCATCGTGTCGCACGACAAGTTCCAGGAGATCGTGGATTACGCCAACAGTCCCGATTCCGTAATCCGGGGCGGACTGAAGGTTGTCTACATCAACGACGAACGCTCCAAGGTCGTGATCGCCCAGCCGGAGATCGTGCAACGCATTCAGCCGGCGCTGATCGCTGCGGATGGCAGAGGCGGATACAAGGTCGAGCATCCGACATTGGCGTTCGAGGACCCCGGGGAGCAAGAAGCCGCCAAGGCAACGCTTGAAGTCATTCGTCGCGAGTTCGAGCGCCTGCCTTGTTCCGCCGATCTCGCCAAGCCGGACATCCAGAAGCAGATCGTTGAGAAGGTGAAGGAGATCATCACGCCGGCGCAGCAGGACCTGGAAGGCGTCTCCGGGCCGGTGAACCTGGCCGAGGTGGTAGCCAAGACCATCACCCTGCGTAACGAACTGTCCATCGATATTCCCCGTATCACGATCCAACCTGTGGGTGGCGTGACGCGCGGATTCCGGGAGTTCGCTCTCGACATGTCCAGCATCCGATTGCAGCCGGTGGACAACGAGATCCTCATCCAGGAGCTGCACCGCCGGGAACAGGTCCGGCTCATGAGCGGAACCGGCATTGTCCCGGAGGAGAAGCTCGAAGGCTATCTCGTGCGCGGGCTGATCGACTTCAACGACATCTGCTATGACGACCACGCCGCGCTGCTTTACAGACTGGCCGGGCAGGTCGTGGTTCACCTGCGTTCTTATCTCAAGAGCGAAGACGAAGTGCTGAACGTGCTTCAGTATCACCAGCAGGCATTGGTGAATCTGATCCATGCCCAGATGCAGGAGCACTACGAAGAGAAGGCTGCGGCCTACAGGGCGCACGTCAGCAAGGGTTTCACGACGCTCCAACCTAACAACTACACGGCGGCCGCGGGCCAGGACGAGCGGGACTTCCGCGTCCCGGTCTCCGACAAGCAGGATATCCGCAAGATGCTGTTTGCCGGCTTCGGGAAGTGTCTCTACCGCGTTCAGAAGTTCGATTCGGATTCGGAACGACGGTTCGCTGTGGTTCTGGAGAACGACAAGGAAGTCCTCAAGTGGTTCAAGCCCGCCAAGGGGGTCTTTCAGATTCACTACACCGGCGAGGCACCCTACGAGCCGGACTTCGTGGCCGAAACCAGGAAGGCTAATTTCCTTTGCGAGCCCAAGGCCGCCAACGAGATGACGGCGGAAGATGTTCTGGCCAAGGCGAGAGCGGCGGCGGAATGGTGCGCCCATGCTACGGCCCATGAGAAGCAACATGGTGGCAAGCCGTGGACCTACCTGCTCATTCCGCACGACGCGATTGCGGACAACAAGACGGTGCAGGGGCTGGCGGCAACCTACACGTATCGCGGCGAGCACAGCAGCAAGCGGTGATTCAAGACTAGTTTGATGCGGGAGGGGTGAATAATGCCTGTGATTTCGATGTTCTACGGGATCATCGTGATGATGTTCTTCGTAGACAACAAGCGGCACAAGAAGCCACACATCCACGTGAAATATCAGCAACACGAGGCTATCCTCGGGCTTCCTGCCGGTCGCTTGCTCGAAGGATCCCTGCCGCCCGCCAAGATGAAACTCGTCCAGGCATGGATGGAGATCCACCGCGACGAGCTGATGGCGGACTGGCTGCTGGCCTCGAAGGGCGAGCAGGTGTTCAAGATTGATCCTCTGAGGTGAATCGTGAATCCAAGAGTTAGAAGGGTCAAACCGGAAGATGACTATCGCTTGCGCATCACATTCACCAATGGTGAGGTGCGCGTCTTCGACGTTTCACCGTATCTCAAGACAGGCGTCTTCCGGGAACTTCTCGACCCCGCCGTATTCCGGTCCGTGCGTCCCGCGTTTGGGACAATTCAATGGGGCGGCGGACAGGACTTCTGCCCGGACACACTCTACGAGGGAAGCGTGCCACTCGGGAACGAGCAGGCCGATGCCGCCCGTGAAAAGCCGTCGACGTATCGGATTTCTAGAAAGAAGAAGTGAAGCGATAAGATCTCTCCCCATTTTGCGCAGGCGTGCAGTACAATCTGCATCTCAATCAACCGGGGGAATGTGATCGCCACATGTTCGAGCGCCTGAGCGAGAAGCTCGAGACCGTCTTCAAGAAGCTGCGCGGCCACGGGGCCATCTCCCCGGAGCTGCTCAAGGCCACCCTGCGCGAGATCCGCCTCGCGCTGCTCGAGGCCGACGTCAACTACAAGGTGGCCAAGGAGCTGGAGCGGCGCGTCGAGGAGCGCGCCGCGGGCGCCGAGGTCGCCGCGAGCCTCACGCCGGCGCAGCAGGTGATCAAGATCGTCCGCGAGGAGCTGACGGCCATCCTCGGCGGCACCTGGACGCCGATCCAGTTCGCGCCGCCGCCCGCGGTGACGCCGATCATGCTCGTCGGCCTGCAGGGCAGCGGCAAGACGACGTCCGCCGCCAAGCTCGCGCTGCGGCTGACGAAGGAGGGCAAGCGCCCGCTGCTGATCGCCGCCGACGTCTACCGGCCCGCGGCGCAGGACCAGCTGCGCACGCTCGGCGAGCAGATCCAGGTGCCGGTCTTCGCGGAGCGCGGCCCCTCGCCGGTCGAGCTGGCGCGCACGGGGGTGACCCACGCGAAGCACCACGCCCTGCACGTCGCGATCATCGACACCGCGGGGCGCCTCCAGGTCGACGAGCCGCTGATGGCCGAGCTGCGCGCGATCAAGGCGGCGGTGAACCCCACGGAGGTCCTCTTCGTCGCCGACGCCATGACCGGCCAGGAGGCCGTGAACATCGCGACCGGCTTCCACACGGAGGTCGGCCTCACCGGCGTCATCCTCACCAAGCTCGACGGCGACGCCCGCGGCGGCGCCGCACTCTCGATCCGCCAGGCGCTCGGCGTACCGCTGAAGTTCGTCGGCGTGGGCGAGCGCCCGGAGCAGTTCGAGCCGTTCCACCCCGACCGGATGGCCCAGCGGATCCTCGGGATGGGGGACGTGCTGACGCTCATCGAGCGCGCCGGCGAGACCGTCGACGCCGAGCAGGCGAAGGAGCTCGGGCGCAAGCTGCGCAAGAAGGGGGAGTTCGACCTCGAGGACTTCCGCCAGCAGCTCCAGCAGGTGCGCAAGATGGGGAGCCTCGCCTCGATCCTCAAGATGCTCCCCGGGGCGAACAAGCTCAAGCTCGACGACGCCGAGCTGGACGAGAAGCAGCTCGTGCAGGTGGACGCGATCATCTCCTCGATGACGCCGCTGGAGCGGCGCAAGCCCCAG from bacterium carries:
- a CDS encoding DEAD/DEAH box helicase family protein, which encodes MNPHISAIANRLSLRKPQRDSLEILARLCDIVSLEKSTDVAQALKAVQAEYATVTDFERDFPSLCFALATGVGKTRLMGAFIAYLFKAEGIRHFFVLAPNLTIYKKLIADFTPNTPKYVFQGLSEFAVEPPEIITGDNYESGRGVRKRDLFGESAVHVNIFNISKITSIETPKGAEKTTIPRFRRLQEYIGESYFEYLSKLDDLVLLMDESHRYRASAGMRAISELKPILGLELTATPHVERGGATQGFQNVIYAYPLSSAMTDGFVKEPAVATRENFDPRNYDAAGLERLKLEDGIRIHESTKVELEVYARENGKPIVKPFMLVIARDTDHANALAKVIEAEAFFEGRYKGKVIQVHSKQTGEERDETVEQLINVERPDNPTEIVIHVNMLKEGWDVTNLYTIVPLRAASSQTLVEQSIGRGLRLPYGKRTGAGAVDRLTIVSHDKFQEIVDYANSPDSVIRGGLKVVYINDERSKVVIAQPEIVQRIQPALIAADGRGGYKVEHPTLAFEDPGEQEAAKATLEVIRREFERLPCSADLAKPDIQKQIVEKVKEIITPAQQDLEGVSGPVNLAEVVAKTITLRNELSIDIPRITIQPVGGVTRGFREFALDMSSIRLQPVDNEILIQELHRREQVRLMSGTGIVPEEKLEGYLVRGLIDFNDICYDDHAALLYRLAGQVVVHLRSYLKSEDEVLNVLQYHQQALVNLIHAQMQEHYEEKAAAYRAHVSKGFTTLQPNNYTAAAGQDERDFRVPVSDKQDIRKMLFAGFGKCLYRVQKFDSDSERRFAVVLENDKEVLKWFKPAKGVFQIHYTGEAPYEPDFVAETRKANFLCEPKAANEMTAEDVLAKARAAAEWCAHATAHEKQHGGKPWTYLLIPHDAIADNKTVQGLAATYTYRGEHSSKR
- a CDS encoding DUF4160 domain-containing protein, with protein sequence MPVISMFYGIIVMMFFVDNKRHKKPHIHVKYQQHEAILGLPAGRLLEGSLPPAKMKLVQAWMEIHRDELMADWLLASKGEQVFKIDPLR
- a CDS encoding DUF2442 domain-containing protein, translated to MNPRVRRVKPEDDYRLRITFTNGEVRVFDVSPYLKTGVFRELLDPAVFRSVRPAFGTIQWGGGQDFCPDTLYEGSVPLGNEQADAAREKPSTYRISRKKK
- the ffh gene encoding signal recognition particle protein; translated protein: MFERLSEKLETVFKKLRGHGAISPELLKATLREIRLALLEADVNYKVAKELERRVEERAAGAEVAASLTPAQQVIKIVREELTAILGGTWTPIQFAPPPAVTPIMLVGLQGSGKTTSAAKLALRLTKEGKRPLLIAADVYRPAAQDQLRTLGEQIQVPVFAERGPSPVELARTGVTHAKHHALHVAIIDTAGRLQVDEPLMAELRAIKAAVNPTEVLFVADAMTGQEAVNIATGFHTEVGLTGVILTKLDGDARGGAALSIRQALGVPLKFVGVGERPEQFEPFHPDRMAQRILGMGDVLTLIERAGETVDAEQAKELGRKLRKKGEFDLEDFRQQLQQVRKMGSLASILKMLPGANKLKLDDAELDEKQLVQVDAIISSMTPLERRKPQIIAASRRQRIAKGSGTSVTDVNRLLKQFTQAQRMMKQVSKMGAAGRGGKGRPRLPWG